One Amycolatopsis thermophila DNA segment encodes these proteins:
- a CDS encoding HpcH/HpaI aldolase family protein codes for MSTLKQRLSAGERLLGGLLRLPSETLVEMAGVAGLDFVVLDCEHGPADLVPLQQHVVAAQAHGLGVLVRVGAAEPALVLRVLDLGADGIIVPHVDTAGQARAIVSAAHYPPLGERGFATYSRAGRFGARGIAEHLERSAETTIVVPMLETPAACEAAGAILAVPGVDAVLVGPADLSVAMGLTGGAAEPRVAQAMTEVADAAERAGKPMASIVATVEQGAAAPPGAVIYNLAHVLLHALRGLTGR; via the coding sequence ATGAGCACGCTGAAACAGCGCTTGTCGGCGGGGGAGCGGCTGCTCGGCGGGCTGCTGCGGCTGCCGTCGGAGACGCTCGTCGAGATGGCCGGTGTGGCCGGACTCGACTTCGTGGTGCTCGACTGCGAGCACGGGCCCGCCGACCTGGTCCCTTTGCAGCAGCACGTGGTGGCGGCCCAGGCGCACGGGCTCGGCGTGCTGGTGCGCGTCGGCGCGGCCGAGCCCGCCCTCGTGCTGCGGGTGCTGGACCTGGGCGCGGACGGGATCATCGTGCCGCACGTCGACACCGCCGGGCAGGCCCGCGCCATCGTGTCGGCGGCGCACTACCCGCCGCTGGGCGAGCGCGGTTTCGCGACGTACAGCAGGGCCGGCCGGTTCGGCGCGCGCGGCATCGCCGAGCACCTGGAACGGTCCGCGGAGACGACGATCGTGGTACCGATGCTCGAGACGCCCGCCGCCTGCGAGGCCGCGGGGGCGATCCTGGCGGTGCCGGGTGTGGACGCGGTCCTGGTCGGCCCGGCGGACCTGTCCGTCGCGATGGGCCTGACCGGCGGCGCCGCCGAACCCCGTGTGGCACAGGCGATGACGGAGGTCGCGGACGCGGCGGAGCGGGCGGGCAAGCCGATGGCGAGCATCGTCGCAACCGTGGAGCAGGGCGCGGCCGCCCCGCCCGGCGCGGTGATCTACAACCTGGCGCACGTGCTGCTCCACGCGCTGCGCGGCCTCACCGGCCGCTGA
- a CDS encoding LacI family DNA-binding transcriptional regulator → MSITSHDVARLAGVSQPTVSRALRGDHRVSEATRARVREAAEALGYVPSEAGRSLSTRSTHRVGVVVTDLTNPFYPHLIGPLHDELERHGYRMMLFTERSETALETERLLDRSIDGVVLTTAVIGSPLPAELTRRGLPFVFLNRETGNDGADAAVVDNESGGRVVAEELVRLGHTDVALIGGPADTTTGRDRELGFRDGLSEAGVGLPRHRVRRGPFDYGTGYQGLLDLLGDEPRPTAVFCGNDVIAIGAMNAARRLGLTVPGDLTVIGFDDLPMAAWETFDLTTVRHDLDGMAKAAASLLVERLSGSAPEAPRRVTFAPELVPRGTHAAR, encoded by the coding sequence ATGTCGATCACGAGCCATGACGTGGCCCGGCTCGCCGGGGTCTCCCAGCCCACCGTCTCCCGTGCGCTGCGCGGGGACCACCGGGTTTCGGAGGCCACGCGCGCCCGGGTGCGCGAGGCGGCGGAGGCGCTGGGCTACGTGCCGAGCGAGGCGGGCCGGAGCCTGTCGACGCGCTCGACCCACCGGGTCGGGGTGGTCGTCACCGACCTGACCAACCCGTTCTACCCGCACCTGATCGGCCCGCTGCACGACGAGCTCGAGCGGCACGGCTACCGGATGATGCTGTTCACCGAGCGCAGTGAGACCGCACTGGAGACCGAGCGTCTGCTCGACCGGTCGATCGACGGCGTCGTGCTCACCACCGCGGTGATCGGCTCGCCCCTGCCCGCCGAGCTGACCCGTCGCGGCCTGCCGTTCGTCTTCCTCAACCGGGAAACGGGCAACGACGGGGCGGACGCGGCGGTGGTCGACAACGAGTCGGGCGGCCGTGTGGTCGCCGAGGAACTCGTGCGCCTCGGCCACACCGACGTCGCCCTGATCGGCGGCCCCGCGGACACCACCACCGGGCGCGACCGGGAGCTCGGGTTCCGCGACGGGCTGTCCGAGGCCGGGGTCGGGCTGCCGCGCCACCGCGTGCGCCGGGGCCCGTTCGACTACGGCACCGGCTACCAGGGGCTGCTCGACCTGCTCGGGGACGAGCCCCGCCCCACCGCGGTGTTCTGCGGCAACGACGTGATCGCGATCGGCGCGATGAACGCGGCGCGGCGGCTGGGGCTGACCGTGCCCGGCGACCTGACGGTCATCGGGTTCGACGACCTGCCGATGGCCGCCTGGGAGACGTTCGACCTCACCACCGTCCGGCACGACCTCGACGGCATGGCCAAGGCCGCCGCGAGCCTGCTGGTCGAGCGCCTGTCCGGCAGCGCGCCGGAGGCACCGCGCCGGGTCACGTTCGCCCCGGAACTGGTGCCGAGGGGAACGCACGCGGCGCGGTGA
- a CDS encoding SDR family NAD(P)-dependent oxidoreductase, which translates to MRGRTALVTGGGNGLGRAIAVALSQAGARVVVTGRNRDTLEETVAALPGPGRAAVCDVADPGSVAALAGELAGEEISVLVNNAGVAGPVKPLVEVSPEEWDEVFAVNVRGVYLVCRAFLPAMVARGAGDVINIASVSGKRPLPRRTPYCASKMAVIGLTATLAAEAGPSGVAVNSLSPGPVEGPRMTRNFRLEAERTGVSYDEAERAFTSRAALGRMVTEAEVAAAVLAMLRMPGLCAADIDLSAGMVAR; encoded by the coding sequence GTGAGGGGGCGCACCGCACTGGTCACGGGGGGCGGCAACGGCCTCGGCCGCGCGATCGCGGTGGCGCTGTCGCAGGCCGGTGCGCGGGTCGTGGTGACCGGGCGGAACCGGGACACCCTCGAGGAGACGGTGGCGGCGCTGCCGGGACCGGGCCGGGCCGCGGTGTGCGACGTCGCCGACCCGGGGTCGGTCGCCGCGCTCGCCGGCGAGCTGGCGGGCGAGGAGATCTCGGTGCTCGTCAACAACGCGGGCGTGGCGGGTCCGGTCAAGCCGCTGGTCGAGGTCTCGCCGGAGGAGTGGGACGAGGTCTTCGCCGTCAACGTCCGCGGGGTGTACCTGGTGTGCCGGGCGTTCCTGCCGGCGATGGTCGCGCGCGGGGCGGGCGACGTCATCAACATCGCCTCGGTGAGCGGGAAGCGGCCGTTGCCGCGCCGCACGCCCTACTGCGCGTCGAAGATGGCGGTGATCGGGCTGACGGCCACGCTCGCGGCCGAGGCCGGGCCGTCCGGGGTGGCGGTGAACTCGCTGTCGCCCGGGCCGGTGGAGGGACCGCGGATGACGCGGAACTTCCGGCTGGAGGCCGAGCGCACCGGGGTGAGCTACGACGAGGCGGAGCGGGCGTTCACCAGCCGCGCCGCGCTGGGCAGGATGGTCACCGAGGCCGAGGTGGCGGCGGCGGTGCTCGCCATGCTGCGGATGCCGGGGCTGTGCGCCGCGGACATCGACCTGTCGGCCGGGATGGTGGCGCGATGA
- the hisD gene encoding histidinol dehydrogenase, with amino-acid sequence MPKVLKSAVPVEQVAARRTDVAERVRAIIADIRERGDAAVRDYSAKFDSWSPESFRLSPEQVDQIVARVPAQVLEDIRFVQDQVRTFARHQRDSLREFEVETLPGVHLGQKHVPVAAAGAYVPGGRYPLTASAHMTIVTAKVAGVPRVAACTPPIRGEVPDATVAAMHLAGADEIYLLGGVQAVAALAVGTETIGRVDLIAGPGNAYVAEAKRQLFGEVGIDLFAGPTEVLVVADQTADPFVVAVDLLSQAEHGPDSPAVLITTSEAVAREVLDHVEALLPGMPTRDFAEPAWRDHGEIHVVDSLDEAFALADTYASEHVQVLTAEPRQALEKMRDYGALFLGPGTCVSFGDKVIGTNHVLPTRGAARYTGGLWVGKYLKTVTYQEVTNSESSVRLGEVCGRAARVELFEGHARSGDVRAAGFRRGELSWNPA; translated from the coding sequence ATGCCCAAGGTCCTGAAATCCGCCGTGCCCGTCGAGCAGGTCGCGGCCCGGCGCACCGACGTCGCCGAGCGCGTGCGCGCGATCATCGCCGACATCCGGGAGCGTGGCGACGCCGCCGTTCGCGACTACTCCGCGAAGTTCGACTCGTGGTCGCCCGAGTCGTTCCGGCTGTCGCCGGAGCAGGTCGACCAGATCGTCGCCCGGGTGCCGGCCCAGGTGCTGGAGGACATCCGGTTCGTGCAGGACCAGGTGCGGACCTTCGCGCGGCACCAGCGTGACTCGCTCAGGGAGTTCGAGGTCGAGACGCTGCCGGGTGTCCACTTGGGACAGAAGCACGTCCCGGTGGCCGCGGCGGGCGCCTACGTCCCGGGCGGCCGGTACCCGCTGACCGCGTCGGCGCACATGACGATCGTGACCGCGAAGGTCGCCGGGGTGCCGCGCGTCGCCGCGTGCACGCCGCCGATCCGCGGTGAGGTGCCCGACGCCACCGTCGCGGCCATGCACCTCGCGGGCGCCGACGAGATCTACCTGCTCGGCGGCGTGCAGGCCGTGGCCGCCCTCGCCGTGGGCACCGAGACCATCGGACGGGTCGACCTGATCGCCGGGCCGGGCAACGCCTACGTCGCCGAGGCCAAGCGGCAGCTGTTCGGCGAGGTCGGTATCGACCTGTTCGCCGGCCCGACCGAGGTGCTCGTCGTCGCCGACCAGACCGCGGACCCGTTCGTCGTGGCGGTGGACCTGCTGTCGCAGGCCGAGCACGGCCCGGACTCCCCGGCGGTGCTGATCACCACCTCCGAGGCCGTCGCGCGGGAGGTACTCGACCACGTCGAGGCGCTCCTGCCCGGCATGCCCACCCGCGACTTCGCCGAGCCGGCGTGGCGCGACCACGGCGAGATCCACGTGGTCGACTCCCTCGACGAGGCCTTCGCACTGGCCGACACCTACGCCTCCGAGCACGTCCAGGTGCTCACCGCCGAGCCGCGTCAGGCGCTGGAGAAGATGCGCGACTACGGTGCCCTGTTCCTCGGGCCGGGGACGTGCGTGTCCTTCGGCGACAAGGTGATCGGCACCAACCACGTCCTGCCCACGCGCGGCGCCGCCCGCTACACGGGCGGGTTGTGGGTCGGCAAGTACCTCAAGACCGTCACCTACCAGGAGGTCACGAACAGCGAGTCGAGCGTGCGGCTCGGCGAGGTGTGCGGGCGCGCGGCGCGGGTGGAGCTGTTCGAGGGGCACGCCCGGTCCGGCGACGTGCGCGCGGCCGGGTTCCGGCGCGGTGAGCTGTCGTGGAACCCGGCGTGA
- a CDS encoding alpha/beta fold hydrolase, translating into MTVPPVVLVPGMLCDAGLWADVEPLLAGPVVHAEITAPHLGGMAEQILAAVDGPFVLAGLSLGAIAGFEVARRAPERLAGFCAVSTNAGAPTPGQLAGWADFDRRTAGGAFAGVAEQILPTMFAEPDPGPVLRERFLAMAHRVGPATFRAQLAAQATRRDGHDAIAGLSCPVLVVCGERDALCPPAFHHAIAAHARHASLRVLPGAGHLLTLETPAPAATLLRDWLRGFSHQ; encoded by the coding sequence GTGACCGTGCCGCCGGTGGTGCTGGTGCCCGGGATGCTGTGCGACGCGGGCCTGTGGGCCGACGTCGAGCCGCTCCTGGCGGGGCCGGTGGTCCACGCCGAGATCACCGCCCCGCACCTCGGCGGTATGGCCGAGCAGATCCTGGCCGCGGTCGACGGGCCGTTCGTGCTCGCCGGGCTGAGCCTCGGCGCGATCGCCGGGTTCGAGGTCGCCCGGCGCGCGCCGGAGCGGCTGGCCGGGTTCTGCGCGGTGTCGACCAACGCGGGCGCGCCGACACCCGGTCAGCTGGCCGGCTGGGCGGACTTCGACCGGCGCACCGCCGGGGGCGCGTTCGCCGGGGTCGCCGAGCAGATCCTGCCGACCATGTTCGCCGAGCCGGATCCCGGCCCCGTGCTGCGCGAGCGGTTCCTGGCGATGGCCCACCGGGTCGGGCCGGCGACGTTCCGCGCCCAGCTCGCCGCGCAGGCCACCCGGCGCGACGGCCACGACGCGATCGCGGGGCTGTCCTGCCCGGTCCTGGTGGTGTGCGGCGAACGGGACGCGCTGTGCCCGCCCGCGTTCCACCACGCCATCGCCGCTCACGCGCGGCACGCCTCCCTGCGCGTGCTCCCGGGAGCCGGGCACCTGCTGACCCTCGAGACGCCGGCCCCCGCGGCCACCCTGCTGCGCGACTGGCTGCGCGGCTTTTCCCACCAGTGA
- a CDS encoding carbon-nitrogen hydrolase family protein, translating to MGRPLTLALAQVPGRPAGDLDGFAAHATATHRRFPGTRLLVYPELHLESDVDSAEPVGDGPRHRCFAELAGDLGLWLCPGSVAELGADGHVYDTAVVYSPEGELAAAYRKVFPWRPHEPFRPGREFVVFPIPGVGRIGLSVCYDAWFPETTRHLAWLGAELVLNVVRTDTADRAQEIVLARANATVNQVFVASVNAAGPAGLGHSVLAGPEGQVLAELPGAGAGVLTAVIDLDAVTAVRRHGSFGVTRVWRQLREDDEPIPMPLYGGALTPAAWAGTDLRQGEPA from the coding sequence ATGGGCCGCCCGCTCACCCTCGCGCTCGCCCAGGTCCCCGGACGGCCGGCCGGTGATCTCGACGGGTTCGCCGCGCACGCGACCGCGACGCACCGCCGGTTCCCGGGCACCCGTCTGCTGGTCTACCCGGAACTGCACCTCGAGTCCGACGTGGACAGCGCGGAACCGGTCGGCGACGGGCCCCGGCACCGGTGTTTCGCCGAACTGGCCGGGGATCTGGGACTGTGGCTGTGTCCGGGCAGCGTCGCCGAACTCGGTGCCGACGGCCACGTCTACGACACCGCCGTCGTGTACTCGCCGGAGGGTGAGCTGGCGGCCGCCTACCGCAAGGTCTTCCCCTGGCGCCCGCACGAGCCGTTCCGGCCCGGGCGGGAGTTCGTGGTGTTCCCGATCCCCGGCGTGGGTCGTATCGGGCTGTCGGTGTGCTATGACGCGTGGTTCCCCGAAACGACGCGGCATCTGGCGTGGCTGGGTGCCGAGCTGGTGCTCAACGTGGTCCGCACCGACACCGCCGACCGCGCGCAGGAGATCGTGCTGGCCCGCGCGAACGCGACGGTCAACCAGGTGTTCGTCGCGAGCGTCAACGCGGCCGGCCCGGCCGGTCTCGGTCACTCGGTGCTGGCCGGCCCCGAGGGGCAGGTGCTCGCCGAGCTGCCCGGCGCCGGCGCCGGCGTGCTCACCGCCGTGATCGACCTGGACGCGGTGACCGCCGTGCGCCGCCACGGCAGCTTCGGCGTGACGCGCGTGTGGCGCCAGCTGCGGGAGGACGACGAGCCGATCCCGATGCCGCTGTACGGGGGCGCCCTGACCCCGGCCGCCTGGGCCGGGACGGACCTGCGGCAGGGGGAACCGGCGTGA
- a CDS encoding PP2C family protein-serine/threonine phosphatase has product MTGEQQRSIAQAWRRGGLTAGELWSRYFELGGAAGPRALEDYLAARGSLPGAQADLLAQAVNERLDELVPAVRATYSRPFRDSRPRGRPLGALVRLLEGAVLSPPERLPALVTAAGGVLGVAPAVYLVDYDQRRLHPMGGGEALDIDNTLAGRAFREVRVLPAETPGRPRLWVPLLDGVERLGVLEVEVDDPAELYDPGLRTQCRWLASLLGHLVTAVDGYGDAFDRVRIRTSRTLGAELIWALLPPLTAGVDNLVVTGVVEPSERASGDAFDYALSETTADLIVLDAVGHDLGSGLITATALSAYRAARRDGMGLFEQARAIDEIIAGQFGRSLFATAVLAEIDLGTGRMRYLNAGHPPPLIMRGGKVVKPLTDGRRRPLGLGAEELTIGEETLEPDDWLVIHTDGITEARDADGTFFGEERLADFLQREAAAGHPPPETARRVVQAVLKHQHGALQDDATMVLARWTSARGP; this is encoded by the coding sequence ATGACCGGCGAGCAGCAGCGCAGCATCGCCCAGGCCTGGCGGCGGGGCGGGCTGACCGCCGGGGAACTGTGGAGCCGGTACTTCGAGCTCGGCGGCGCGGCCGGGCCGCGCGCGCTGGAGGACTACCTGGCCGCCCGCGGCTCGCTGCCCGGCGCGCAGGCGGACCTGCTCGCGCAGGCGGTCAACGAGCGGCTGGACGAGCTGGTCCCGGCCGTGCGCGCCACCTACAGCCGTCCGTTCCGCGACAGCCGTCCCCGCGGCCGCCCGCTCGGTGCCCTGGTGCGGCTGCTGGAGGGCGCCGTGCTGTCGCCGCCGGAGCGGCTGCCGGCTCTGGTGACGGCCGCGGGCGGTGTCCTCGGGGTGGCCCCGGCGGTGTACCTCGTCGACTACGACCAGCGGCGGCTGCACCCGATGGGCGGCGGCGAGGCGCTCGACATCGACAACACCCTCGCCGGCCGCGCCTTCCGCGAGGTGCGGGTGCTGCCCGCGGAGACCCCGGGGCGTCCCCGCCTGTGGGTTCCGTTGCTGGACGGTGTCGAGCGGCTCGGTGTCCTCGAGGTCGAGGTCGACGACCCGGCCGAGCTGTACGACCCGGGGTTGCGCACCCAGTGCCGCTGGCTGGCGAGCCTGCTGGGGCACCTGGTGACGGCGGTCGACGGGTACGGCGACGCGTTCGACCGGGTGCGGATCCGGACGTCGCGGACCCTGGGCGCCGAACTGATCTGGGCCCTGCTGCCACCGCTCACCGCGGGGGTGGACAACCTCGTCGTCACCGGCGTGGTCGAGCCGAGCGAGCGGGCCAGCGGTGACGCCTTCGACTACGCCCTTTCCGAGACCACCGCCGACCTGATCGTCCTCGACGCCGTCGGGCACGACCTCGGCAGCGGGCTGATCACCGCGACGGCGTTGTCGGCCTACCGCGCGGCCCGCCGGGACGGGATGGGCCTGTTCGAACAGGCACGGGCCATCGACGAGATCATCGCCGGCCAGTTCGGCCGGAGCCTTTTCGCGACCGCGGTGCTCGCCGAGATCGACCTGGGGACCGGCCGGATGCGCTACCTCAACGCCGGGCACCCGCCGCCGCTGATCATGCGCGGCGGCAAGGTCGTCAAGCCGCTCACGGACGGGCGCCGCCGCCCGCTCGGACTGGGCGCGGAGGAGCTGACGATCGGGGAGGAGACGCTCGAACCGGACGACTGGCTCGTGATCCACACCGACGGGATCACCGAGGCGCGCGACGCCGACGGCACGTTCTTCGGCGAGGAGCGGCTGGCCGACTTCCTCCAGCGGGAAGCCGCCGCGGGGCACCCGCCGCCGGAGACCGCGCGCCGCGTCGTGCAGGCCGTGCTCAAGCACCAGCACGGAGCCCTCCAGGACGACGCGACGATGGTGCTGGCGAGGTGGACCAGCGCCCGCGGCCCCTGA
- a CDS encoding cupin domain-containing protein: MVNGEGWVPADELRRRTIRRTDFVSCNQAFIDCRTPGSDRKENYSMIGPGVTQNPNQVVNLREPHGFNIGAAAMPHGITNNLHLHFTAEVFLCFRGEFLLRWGADGDEGELVLREGDIASIPTWIFRGFTNIGPDDGWLFTVLGHDDTGGIIWGPSVLREAADHGLYLTADNRLVDTVAGDEVPEPSELVRPMSTQDIAALPAYDVAKLRRRVVGTGDLRWSARALLGSVLPGGRAELAPVIGFGMTEDRDQEPPIYHPHGHNVAWLRAEPGEGVPLHRHDETQVLMVKDGEWEVTLNRHDEVSVRLGPWDMLSVPRGAWRSIRNVSDGTATLLVVNSGDGRVRLQWDEEVVKAAADAGVGLDHNGYLAPYHLLPKPAGR, from the coding sequence ATGGTCAACGGCGAGGGGTGGGTCCCGGCGGACGAGCTGCGACGTCGCACGATCCGGCGGACCGATTTCGTGTCCTGCAACCAGGCGTTCATCGACTGCCGCACGCCGGGATCGGACCGCAAGGAGAACTACTCGATGATCGGGCCGGGGGTGACCCAGAACCCGAACCAGGTCGTCAACCTGCGCGAACCCCACGGCTTCAACATCGGCGCGGCCGCGATGCCGCACGGCATCACCAACAACCTGCACCTGCACTTCACCGCCGAGGTGTTCCTGTGCTTCCGCGGCGAGTTCCTGCTCCGCTGGGGCGCCGACGGCGACGAGGGCGAGCTGGTGCTCCGCGAGGGCGACATCGCCTCGATCCCGACCTGGATCTTCCGCGGGTTCACCAACATCGGCCCGGACGACGGCTGGCTGTTCACGGTCCTGGGCCACGACGACACCGGCGGGATCATCTGGGGACCGTCCGTGCTGCGTGAGGCCGCGGACCACGGCCTGTACCTGACCGCCGACAACCGGCTCGTCGACACCGTCGCCGGTGACGAGGTGCCCGAGCCGTCCGAGCTGGTCCGCCCGATGTCCACGCAGGACATCGCCGCACTGCCCGCCTACGACGTGGCGAAGCTGCGCCGCCGGGTGGTGGGAACCGGCGATCTGCGGTGGTCCGCGCGCGCCCTGCTGGGCAGCGTGCTGCCCGGCGGGCGCGCCGAACTGGCACCGGTGATCGGCTTCGGCATGACCGAGGACCGCGACCAGGAACCGCCGATCTACCACCCGCACGGGCACAACGTGGCGTGGCTGCGCGCCGAGCCGGGCGAGGGCGTTCCGCTGCACCGCCACGACGAGACGCAGGTGCTCATGGTCAAGGACGGCGAGTGGGAGGTCACGCTCAACCGGCACGACGAGGTGAGCGTGCGCCTCGGCCCGTGGGACATGCTGTCCGTGCCGCGCGGCGCGTGGCGCAGCATCCGCAACGTCTCCGACGGCACCGCGACCCTGCTCGTCGTCAACAGCGGGGACGGGCGGGTGCGCCTGCAGTGGGACGAGGAGGTCGTCAAGGCGGCCGCCGACGCCGGGGTGGGCCTGGACCACAACGGCTACCTCGCGCCCTACCACCTGCTGCCCAAGCCGGCCGGGCGGTGA
- a CDS encoding GAF and ANTAR domain-containing protein, with the protein MGSDFAEDLGLVFAHVSGLLLSREQVQTALSLLTALVTETVPGTAGAGISLLDEGGTRSTVAATAEEVWRADSLQYRLGEGPCLTAWEQRVVVRADDLRDEPRWPAWAEAATGAGVGSCVSAPLVAGARALGALKIYGAGPGVCGPRTEHVLAMFANQAAVLLNNVRGAEDAERIGEALGDRLRGRDAVTLAKGIVMSRDGVDEHTAFLALADAARRHRRTVREEAERLAGTTVRRRR; encoded by the coding sequence GTGGGGTCCGACTTCGCCGAGGACCTCGGGCTGGTGTTCGCCCACGTGTCCGGTCTGCTGCTGTCCCGGGAACAGGTACAGACGGCCCTGTCGCTGCTGACCGCCCTGGTCACCGAGACCGTCCCGGGTACGGCCGGGGCGGGGATCTCCCTGCTGGACGAGGGCGGGACGCGCTCGACCGTCGCGGCCACGGCGGAGGAGGTGTGGCGCGCCGACAGCCTCCAGTACCGGCTGGGCGAAGGGCCGTGCCTGACCGCCTGGGAGCAGCGGGTGGTCGTGCGGGCCGACGACCTGCGCGACGAGCCCCGGTGGCCGGCCTGGGCGGAAGCCGCGACGGGCGCGGGCGTGGGGTCCTGCGTGAGCGCTCCGCTGGTCGCCGGCGCGCGTGCGCTGGGAGCGCTGAAGATCTACGGCGCCGGCCCGGGCGTCTGCGGCCCCCGGACCGAGCACGTGCTCGCCATGTTCGCCAACCAGGCGGCCGTCCTGCTGAACAACGTGCGCGGCGCCGAGGATGCCGAGCGGATCGGCGAGGCGCTCGGCGACCGGTTGCGGGGCCGGGACGCCGTCACCCTCGCCAAGGGCATCGTGATGAGCCGCGACGGGGTCGACGAGCACACCGCGTTCCTCGCCCTCGCCGACGCCGCCCGGCGGCACCGGCGGACGGTGCGCGAGGAGGCGGAACGACTGGCCGGGACGACCGTGCGCCGGCGGCGCTGA